From Felis catus isolate Fca126 chromosome B4, F.catus_Fca126_mat1.0, whole genome shotgun sequence:
GCTTGAGGATGCCTTGGTCCAGCATTCTCCTTATATGGGGTTTAATTCCTTGGTAAGCTTCATGGGGCATGGGGTACTGCCGGATGGAGATTGGGGTGGCAGTAGCTTTAAGTTGAATGAGGATGGGGGCTTGGCAATGAGCCATTCCTATACCTCCTGTTTCTGCCCATGCCTGGGGAAAGTTTTTAAGCCAACTGTCCATACCTTGTTTTAGTTCACTTTCCGGCTCAAATAGCCGATACTCTTCTTCTAGTTGCAAGGTGAGGACTTGTAGGGGTAAGCCCATGGGTCCAACAACATTAGCTCCTTCTCCGGTGAAATGGATCTGGGCCTTGAGTTTGGTTAATAGGTCTCTCCCTAATAACGGGTAGGGACATTCAGgtacatataaaaaagaatgagtcacCTTACCGGTTGCCAGTTGCACCCTCCTGTCGGTGGTCCATCGGTAGTTTTTGCTTCCTGTGGCTCCTTGCACCAGGGCTGAGCGGTCACTGAGAGGTCCATCTGGTCGAGTCAGTACCGAGTGCTGGGCTCCCGTATCCACCAGAAAGGTCACTGGTTGCCCCCCTACTTTTAGGGTTATCCTGGGCTCAGGGGGGGGGGTCCTGGCCCTGACTCTCCTAATCTTCTAGGTTGAGGAGAGTGGAGTCTGCGGGTTTCTTCCGGGGTCGTTTCGGGCAATCGCGAACCCAATGTCCCTTTTCCTTGCAATAGGCACACTGGTCTTTCCCCAGAGGTATTTTCCTTTGATCTCCCAGTTTACTTTCCTCTCTATCCTTATCTCTATTCTGAGCAACTACTGTGGCCAGAACTTTAGTCATCTCCTTATGgcgctttttatttctttcttcctgccgCTGCCataatcttttttccctttcctctggggtctcccttttGTTGTAtatcttttctgcctcttttagCAAATCAGACAGTGTGAACCCCTGTAGGCCTTCTAGCCTTTGTAACTTATTTCTTATGTCCGGGCTAGACTGGTAGATAAAGGACAGGATAACACTAGCAGCCTGCCCTGGGTCCTCAGGGTCATAGGGAGTATACATTCTgtaagtctcttttaatctttttaagaaTGAGGCTGGCGTTTCCTCTTTCCCTTGTACAACTTGCTTTACCTGTGCCAAATTAGTGGGGCGTCTTGCAGCCCCGCGGAGACCCGCTAACAGCAACTGGCGATAAAGGCGTAGGTGCTCCCTACCTGCCGGCGTAGCAAAATCCCAGTTGGGACGGGTCAAGGGGAAAGCCTCGTCAACGACATTGGGCAGCTGGGTTGGCCGTCCGTCCTCGCCTGGAACTTGCTTTCGGGCTTCAAGGAGGACCCTTTGTCTCTCCTCTGCCGTCAGGAGAGCCTGTAAGAGCTGTTGGCAGTCGTCCCAGGTTGGCTGATGTGTCACTAAAATGGACTCAATTAGGTTAGTTAGGGCCACTGGGTCCTGGGAGAAAGGGGGGTTATGCAATTTCCAATTGTACAGGTCAGAGGCCGAGAATGGCCAGTACTGGGGTCTGTTGTTTGGGCCTTCCCTTAAGGGGAGGGCTTGAGATTTCTCAGCTGGATTTTCTCGTCGTTCTCGCAGCCGGCTGGCAATCGGGGAGGCAGTTGGGGTTCTAGGGCCTGACGGCGGTGTTGGCCCGTGACCCCCAGGATAGGGAGGTGGCTCTTCTGTTAAGAGATCAATTAAAGGGGAAGAAGGATTGGGTGGTAATACAGGCGCCTTGGGGGGGTCTGGTTTGGGGAGAACGGGGTagagggaggagatggggggggCTGAGGGTTGCGGCGAAAGAGGCTCGGGAGGATCTGTCCTGGGATGCTTAGGAGGGGGCAGGAATGGGCGAACCCATGGAGGGGGGTCTGTAGCTAGGGATCTCCACGTGGTAATATAAGGGATTTGATCTGGGTGTCCATATGGCCCCGGGGCGAAGATTCTCTCCTCGACCTGTGAAATATTGTCAATGGTGAAAGTTCCTTCTCGGGGCCAACCTACATTCATCATTACCCATTCGGCTTCACACAGTgtaatccatttctttttccgGACTTCGACACCCTGATTACGGGCCcgtgcctggacctcagaccagTGGTTGAGGGTGAGGCTCAAGGGGGTAGTTACAGTTTGGCCCATGACGGCTTCTGCAATTAAAAAGGTTAGACAGGGGACAAGGAAAGACGCAACAAGACAAAGAATGACAAGACGTGCCGCGCGGCTTCGATACCAAACCGAAAATGAAACCTCAGAAGGAGACCTTGAGGGTCCGGCTCCCTCGTCTCCGATCAACACCCTGTATTCACCTAATACGGATGAGATCCCAAACAATCTAGCCCCAATGGCTGTCCCACTAGAGGCTCCAGACATCAGACACCCGTGGAACGTCTTCCAGGGTTGCGGGGGCGAAGTTCGAGCTCGTCAGCTCCTTCGGCTCCACCGCCAAAATCAGATCAAATGACAGAGACACTCATACAAGGACAACAGATATGGTCGCCGGCCAGCTTACCTCCCGATGGTGGGTCGGTGGTCCCGGGGGTTGGGGGTCTCTatcccggacgagcccccaaatgAAAGACCCCCGAACTAGGTCTTCCTCGGCGATGAGACCCCGTGCCCACGGAACACCGAGACCACGAGTCAGATGCAAACAGCAAGAGGTTTATTCGTACACGGGTACCCGGGGCGGTCAAGTCTCAGCAAAGACTTGTGCGCCTCTTGTTGGGCTGGGGAGACTTTTTATAGGGTTGGAGTGGCAGAAGCGCGGTTACAGAAGCGAGAAGCATAGTTACGGGGTCTTATTGGTCCAGTTAAAtgaggctggttttttttttttttttttccttttcttttctgagggcGATTTCccagaatgagggggaaaaacatgggTGGCTGACTAGGCTCATCTCTAGGGTCTATCGGGTGGAGTCAGTACTTTCCATTCCCATCTTAGGGCCAGGTGGCTATCTTAGGGCCGGGTGGCTGACCACAGATATCCTGTTTGGCAGCTAAACGGTGGACTTAGGATAAGACCCCTGAACTTCTTGGTGCTGTCTTGCAAATGGCGTTACTATTGCTAAGCATATTATGACAGGGGGTCAAAACAAGGGGAAGGGGTCTTTCaacaggacatgagtctccatcagtttacaaatattttagtaaattacaagaaaaaggcaaccttATCAATAACCTAATCTCCGgaaacctgtagactcagtttcctggggccccaacatcacccctccatagtgatatggggaacaaaagcaagaaggaaatggcaggtaaaattaaattttcttataaccTGCAGTccattgacagatacttgaggcaggcagagtaaaatatttctctaggaactcctactgtcttaatgttaatgctttgctagagggaaaaacaaccttagcttgacaaatagctaggcctccagtagtCTGTgcctttagcatatgaaagtctccttggaaacttccctttggactttacctcccccaagtCCATGGTGTATAACCAGTTGCCCCTCAAAACCCCAGTGCAACTTTTTCTGCCCATAGGTCCTGTCCCAGTGCTTcaataaaataacctttttggggcccctgggtggctcagtcagttaagcgtccgacttcggcttaggtcatgattcatggtttgtgggttcgagccccgcgtcggactctgtgctgacagctcagagcctggaacctgcttcggattctgtctccctctctctctctgcacctccccttcttgtgttctgtctctcaaaaataaagaaaaatttttaaaaagaaaagaaaagaagagtgcctggctggcttagtcggttgggtgtccaacttcggctcgggtcatgatctctccatttgtgagtttgagccccatgtcaggctccgtgctgacagctcagagcctgaagcctgctttggattctgtgttcatgctctgttgaatgtctctctctctctcaagaatacataaaca
This genomic window contains:
- the LOC111561459 gene encoding bromodomain-containing protein 4-like, which produces MSGASSGTAIGARLFGISSVLGEYRVLIGDEGAGPSRSPSEVSFSVWYRSRAARLVILCLVASFLVPCLTFLIAEAVMGQTVTTPLSLTLNHWSEVQARARNQGVEVRKKKWITLCEAEWVMMNVGWPREGTFTIDNISQVEERIFAPGPYGHPDQIPYITTWRSLATDPPPWVRPFLPPPKHPRTDPPEPLSPQPSAPPISSLYPVLPKPDPPKAPVLPPNPSSPLIDLLTEEPPPYPGGHGPTPPSGPRTPTASPIASRLRERRENPAEKSQALPLREGPNNRPQYWPFSASDLYNWKLHNPPFSQDPVALTNLIESILVTHQPTWDDCQQLLQALLTAEERQRVLLEARKQVPGEDGRPTQLPNVVDEAFPLTRPNWDFATPAGREHLRLYRQLLLAGLRGAARRPTNLAQVKQVVQGKEETPASFLKRLKETYRMYTPYDPEDPGQAASVILSFIYQSSPDIRNKLQRLEGLQGFTLSDLLKEAEKIYNKRETPEEREKRLWQRQEERNKKRHKEMTKVLATVVAQNRDKDREESKLGDQRKIPLGKDQCAYCKEKGHWVRDCPKRPRKKPADSTLLNLED